In a single window of the Flavobacterium sp. W4I14 genome:
- a CDS encoding hypothetical protein (product_source=Hypo-rule applied; smart=SM00554; superfamily=82153) has translation MKVFKNRILPSTLLILIAISQSGCGKMFGLERQKDYDYVKKTLDPNIGVSARKFLEDRATGTGMANDPTDTVFKYMKLGLEYAGIDLAEYEKSDRTFLFLHNLGVRVLPTKVTNGVTVTTSNIPTAGLWFDYPIVTGINPTTGLPITRPATKWSDYPKEDVKNYFLYLIGQGKYNFDNLNANNVPVKSILPANAVLSKSSMLGYANNGKGFDENGIFYLKILNNSDQAPIVHNNRTNDRSAGYVATNGIVHVFGASMAPSL, from the coding sequence ATGAAAGTTTTTAAAAATAGAATATTGCCATCAACTTTATTGATTTTGATTGCGATTAGCCAAAGCGGCTGCGGAAAAATGTTCGGTTTAGAACGTCAGAAGGATTACGATTATGTAAAGAAAACGCTTGATCCCAATATTGGCGTATCTGCCCGTAAGTTTTTGGAAGACAGGGCAACCGGTACGGGAATGGCAAACGATCCGACTGATACCGTTTTTAAGTATATGAAACTGGGCCTGGAGTATGCGGGCATAGACCTTGCAGAATACGAAAAAAGTGACCGTACCTTTCTTTTTCTACATAACCTTGGGGTTAGGGTACTACCAACAAAAGTGACCAATGGCGTAACGGTAACAACCAGCAATATACCAACAGCAGGTTTGTGGTTCGATTATCCAATTGTTACTGGCATCAATCCCACCACAGGCCTACCCATAACCAGGCCCGCAACCAAATGGAGCGATTACCCTAAAGAAGATGTAAAGAATTATTTTTTATATCTGATTGGCCAGGGCAAGTATAATTTTGATAATCTCAATGCCAATAATGTCCCTGTAAAATCAATTCTTCCCGCAAATGCGGTGTTGTCCAAATCATCAATGCTGGGTTATGCCAACAATGGCAAGGGTTTTGATGAAAATGGCATTTTTTATCTGAAAATATTGAATAACAGCGATCAGGCACCAATTGTACATAACAACAGAACCAATGACCGCAGTGCTGGTTATGTAGCAACCAATGGCATTGTACACGTTTTTGGGGCATCGATGGCACCCTCATTGTAA
- a CDS encoding hypothetical protein (product_source=Hypo-rule applied; cleavage_site_network=SignalP-noTM; ko=KO:K21572; pfam=PF07980; superfamily=48452): MKTIKYTCIFMLLLAMGSCKKYLTETPVSQVSSDKFYKSKYDIDAAMAGMYSAFQLTMVGESQFNDRYHYWGEFRADNFDRFLSYTNTYTTEIALNALTTDNPYADWSRLYTVIARANSNIKYIPGVPALDNNVTQAIVNANLAQSYAIRAIAYFYLVRVWGDAPVWLEPYEDSQVAAERERTKASQILDDVIIKDLKTAYDLTVKNQNASVYYMNEGAICAALADAYMWKKDYTNAILWINNLFKARNPKGALYTGTSDANLEPTASWKSIFTAPAASIETIWSIHWDFTTNSCACMQISYSPNNRQMQLDPLLYTSYFLPQTQPVHTNDIRPKQTLDVYAVANPTLNNRDRFLKFYPSPSNPVGAIPTTELNLYYNQNTPVYLPMYRLSDIYLLYAEALNGNNDLPNALKYLNFVRKRANVDQYLATDVKVTAKAAMENAILEERQYELIGEGKRWFDLVRTNKVKEVMDPVLKDRQLRNGNTDIVGFTDVRRSYWPLSRAVMNSNKKLVQNPGYGE, from the coding sequence ATGAAAACAATAAAATATACCTGTATTTTCATGCTATTGCTCGCTATGGGCAGTTGCAAAAAATATCTTACAGAGACGCCTGTTTCGCAGGTGTCGAGCGATAAATTCTATAAATCTAAATATGATATTGATGCGGCTATGGCCGGGATGTATTCTGCTTTTCAGCTCACCATGGTGGGCGAATCGCAATTTAACGACCGCTACCATTATTGGGGCGAATTCAGGGCCGATAATTTCGACCGTTTTCTCTCTTATACCAATACTTATACCACCGAGATCGCATTAAACGCCCTTACTACAGATAATCCATATGCAGATTGGTCAAGGCTTTATACGGTCATTGCCCGTGCGAACAGTAACATTAAATACATCCCTGGCGTACCCGCTTTAGATAATAATGTTACCCAGGCAATTGTGAATGCAAACCTTGCACAGTCGTATGCCATAAGAGCCATAGCTTATTTTTACCTGGTAAGGGTTTGGGGCGACGCGCCTGTTTGGTTGGAACCTTACGAAGATAGCCAGGTTGCCGCAGAGCGGGAAAGGACCAAAGCATCGCAGATTCTCGACGATGTGATCATCAAGGATTTAAAAACAGCTTATGACCTAACGGTTAAAAATCAGAATGCATCTGTATATTATATGAATGAAGGTGCTATATGTGCAGCTCTGGCAGATGCCTATATGTGGAAAAAAGACTATACAAATGCCATCCTTTGGATTAATAACCTGTTTAAGGCGAGGAATCCAAAAGGCGCACTTTACACAGGTACATCTGATGCCAACCTGGAACCAACGGCCAGTTGGAAAAGTATATTTACAGCCCCTGCTGCGAGCATAGAAACCATCTGGTCTATCCACTGGGATTTTACCACAAATAGCTGCGCCTGCATGCAGATATCTTATTCGCCCAATAACAGACAGATGCAACTCGATCCGCTTTTGTATACCAGTTACTTTCTGCCCCAGACCCAACCTGTACATACCAACGATATCAGGCCCAAACAAACACTGGATGTATATGCGGTCGCCAACCCCACCCTCAACAACCGTGACCGTTTCCTTAAATTTTATCCAAGCCCATCAAACCCTGTTGGGGCAATACCTACTACAGAATTAAATCTGTATTACAATCAGAATACTCCGGTTTATTTGCCAATGTACAGGTTATCTGATATTTACCTGCTCTATGCCGAGGCGCTCAACGGAAACAACGATTTGCCCAACGCACTTAAATATTTAAATTTTGTGAGAAAAAGAGCCAATGTAGATCAGTATCTGGCCACAGATGTTAAGGTAACTGCTAAAGCAGCAATGGAAAATGCAATTTTAGAAGAGCGCCAGTATGAACTCATCGGCGAAGGTAAACGCTGGTTCGACCTGGTAAGAACAAACAAAGTGAAAGAAGTTATGGATCCCGTGTTAAAGGACCGACAGCTTAGAAATGGAAATACCGATATAGTTGGTTTTACGGATGTGCGTCGTTCTTATTGGCCATTGAGCAGGGCGGTAATGAATTCCAATAAAAAATTGGTACAGAATCCTGGTTATGGCGAGTAA
- a CDS encoding TonB-linked SusC/RagA family outer membrane protein (product_source=TIGR04056; cath_funfam=2.170.130.10,2.60.40.1120; cog=COG1629; ko=KO:K21573; pfam=PF00593,PF07715,PF13715; superfamily=49464,56935; tigrfam=TIGR04056; transmembrane_helix_parts=Inside_1_6,TMhelix_7_29,Outside_30_1039), producing MKRKFTRFFSAHLILLKVAVFACLLTLINTDLSAQGQTKVSGTVKDRSGAALPGVTVRVKDQTGGVSTDNNGKFTISVTPNAILQFNMIGYTTIERKVGDGAMNIVLEDASSALDDVVVIGFGGKVKRSDLSSAVSSVSAKDIQERQPVDLLNALQGKASGVTVTTDGGPGGEGTVQIRGVTTLNGGAGPLYVVDGVITDNGRNINPLDIAGIEILKDAASASIYGAQAANGVILITTKKGIEGKPRVDVQYTHLFGKLAHKLPQSNSEEVRAFRRLQNGGLITAGSNTDSLNVSFNSDNDLQDLLLGNTGQRNQVNASLAGASKTFNYYSSVNYIDDKSIVINSFAKSLQTRLNISYQALPKLKYTSNFSLYYQTKNEIPIARTVNVIFDRPANSLIYYPDGALTSYIASKRNPVANAMYEINKTETYSAQINNQLDFDITKHIKWTTLFNLAYENPQYTFFAPRYVSPNRNTNNGINELTKNFRYEAQTYFNYNQKFKDHTLSATLGANAIRRTQSVFHLEYLNAASEEITVTLPAYLTGSKTYTTGTANTNQAIFARVNYDYKSRYYASAVYRNDGSSRFGPENKRGSFYSGSMAWRFSAEKFMEWSKSFLDDAKIRASYGRVGNDQIEDYGAITKVQFEGNYNGIGGAAYNTSIGNSLIKWETGIQKNLGLDLTFLKGRLNFTGELYEKESKDLLYQRQLVKETGFSTVIVNLGSIVNKGVEFTVSGTPISKKNFSWNIDANIYFERGTIKELAGGVPFIAGNKWYVQEGGKIGDFYGWKNLGVYQWNESNAYNDSWDKLTVVLGADNKPLYVNGKPQYTFNGQPYSGTVHNLYDPSGKLVGGDTEWANIKRDSLIDDGDRHVIGNAQPKFNIGFGNTFNYKRFSLNVLFNASIGGDIYNTLLYNANNPSNTGPGNPDVLYNSWQRPGDIAKYPYYPNRPSRGNLKANGNSAYLESRSFIRLASMRFAYSMDPALAKRVYLKGITAFIYGTNLLTWTNYKGYDPEFSTSNPLTPGDDTGKYPKRRELGFGLNISL from the coding sequence ATGAAAAGAAAATTTACAAGATTTTTCTCTGCGCATTTAATCCTGCTTAAAGTAGCGGTATTTGCGTGTTTGCTCACTTTAATCAACACTGATCTTTCTGCCCAGGGACAAACTAAGGTTTCGGGAACTGTAAAAGACCGTAGCGGGGCAGCCCTGCCAGGGGTAACGGTTCGGGTAAAAGATCAAACCGGTGGCGTATCGACTGATAATAACGGGAAATTTACCATTTCTGTAACCCCGAATGCTATTCTTCAGTTTAACATGATCGGTTATACAACCATTGAAAGGAAGGTTGGCGACGGAGCAATGAACATTGTGCTGGAAGATGCATCAAGCGCGTTAGACGATGTGGTTGTAATCGGTTTTGGTGGTAAAGTTAAAAGAAGCGACCTAAGTTCTGCGGTTTCTTCTGTTTCGGCTAAAGATATCCAGGAGCGGCAACCGGTAGACCTTTTGAACGCTTTACAGGGCAAAGCATCAGGCGTAACCGTAACTACTGATGGTGGCCCTGGCGGTGAAGGAACGGTTCAGATTAGAGGAGTTACTACTTTAAACGGTGGTGCAGGCCCACTTTACGTGGTTGATGGTGTAATTACAGACAACGGGAGAAACATTAATCCATTGGATATTGCAGGCATCGAAATCCTCAAGGATGCAGCTTCTGCGTCTATTTATGGGGCACAGGCCGCAAATGGGGTAATTTTGATTACCACAAAAAAAGGTATTGAGGGTAAACCCAGGGTGGATGTTCAGTATACACATCTATTTGGCAAGCTTGCACATAAGCTCCCGCAGAGCAACTCTGAAGAGGTTAGGGCCTTTAGAAGGCTGCAGAATGGCGGATTGATCACCGCCGGTTCGAACACAGATTCATTAAACGTTTCTTTTAATTCAGATAATGACCTTCAGGATCTGTTGTTGGGTAATACTGGCCAGCGCAACCAGGTAAATGCGAGTTTGGCAGGAGCCTCTAAAACCTTTAATTATTATTCAAGTGTTAATTATATAGATGACAAATCGATCGTGATCAACAGTTTTGCCAAGTCACTTCAAACCAGGTTAAATATCTCCTATCAGGCACTGCCAAAACTTAAGTATACCTCCAATTTTTCGCTCTATTATCAAACGAAGAATGAAATACCCATTGCAAGAACAGTAAATGTTATTTTTGACAGGCCGGCAAATTCACTGATCTATTATCCCGATGGTGCATTAACAAGTTACATTGCCTCAAAACGGAATCCTGTTGCAAATGCAATGTACGAAATCAATAAAACCGAAACCTATTCGGCACAGATCAACAACCAGCTAGATTTTGATATTACCAAGCATATTAAATGGACCACACTATTTAACCTGGCTTACGAAAATCCACAGTATACTTTTTTTGCGCCACGCTATGTAAGTCCAAACCGGAACACAAACAACGGTATAAATGAACTGACCAAAAATTTCAGATACGAAGCACAAACCTATTTTAATTATAACCAGAAGTTTAAAGACCATACCCTAAGTGCAACATTGGGTGCAAATGCCATCCGCAGAACGCAGAGCGTATTTCATCTGGAGTACCTGAATGCAGCAAGTGAGGAAATTACCGTTACGCTGCCTGCTTACCTTACAGGTTCTAAAACTTATACTACGGGTACGGCCAATACCAACCAGGCTATTTTTGCCAGGGTAAACTACGATTATAAGAGCAGGTATTATGCAAGTGCGGTATACCGGAATGATGGTTCTTCGCGTTTTGGCCCGGAGAACAAACGCGGATCCTTTTATTCAGGATCTATGGCCTGGCGCTTTTCAGCAGAAAAATTTATGGAATGGTCTAAATCATTTCTTGATGATGCCAAAATCCGTGCGAGTTATGGCCGGGTGGGTAACGATCAGATCGAGGATTATGGTGCGATTACAAAAGTACAGTTCGAGGGTAATTATAACGGAATAGGAGGAGCAGCCTATAATACTTCGATAGGCAACAGCCTGATCAAATGGGAAACGGGAATCCAGAAAAACCTGGGGCTGGATCTTACTTTTCTGAAAGGCAGATTGAACTTTACCGGCGAACTTTATGAGAAAGAATCGAAAGACCTTTTATATCAGCGCCAGCTGGTTAAGGAAACAGGCTTTTCGACCGTTATCGTTAATCTTGGTTCTATTGTTAATAAAGGCGTAGAATTTACCGTTTCCGGTACACCGATTTCCAAAAAGAATTTTTCATGGAATATAGATGCTAATATTTATTTCGAAAGGGGCACAATCAAAGAACTGGCAGGCGGTGTTCCGTTTATTGCAGGTAATAAATGGTATGTTCAGGAAGGTGGAAAGATCGGCGATTTTTATGGATGGAAAAACCTGGGCGTTTACCAATGGAACGAATCTAATGCTTATAACGATAGCTGGGATAAGTTGACCGTGGTATTGGGCGCCGATAATAAACCCTTATATGTGAACGGAAAACCCCAGTACACTTTCAACGGCCAGCCGTACAGTGGAACGGTTCATAACCTATACGATCCTTCAGGTAAACTTGTTGGCGGAGATACGGAATGGGCAAATATAAAAAGAGATAGTTTAATAGATGACGGCGATCGCCATGTAATCGGCAATGCTCAGCCTAAGTTTAATATCGGTTTTGGCAATACATTTAACTATAAAAGATTTTCATTGAATGTGCTGTTTAACGCATCTATAGGTGGAGATATCTACAATACCCTTTTGTATAATGCAAACAATCCTTCCAATACGGGGCCGGGTAATCCTGACGTGCTGTACAATTCGTGGCAGAGACCTGGCGATATTGCAAAATATCCATATTATCCAAACAGGCCTTCCAGGGGAAATTTAAAGGCGAACGGTAACAGCGCTTATCTGGAAAGCCGTTCTTTCATCAGGCTTGCGAGTATGAGGTTTGCCTATAGCATGGATCCTGCGCTTGCAAAACGGGTTTACCTTAAAGGGATAACCGCATTTATATATGGGACAAATTTGTTAACCTGGACAAACTACAAGGGCTACGATCCTGAATTTAGCACCTCTAACCCGCTAACGCCTGGTGATGACACAGGAAAGTACCCTAAAAGAAGAGAACTTGGATTTGGTTTAAACATCAGTTTATAA
- a CDS encoding alpha-L-fucosidase 2 (product_source=KO:K15923; ko=KO:K15923; pfam=PF14498; superfamily=48208; transmembrane_helix_parts=Inside_1_12,TMhelix_13_32,Outside_33_862) produces MISHMKTVIQKRIVLIFKLVVCFICLGVTRVNAQENTSRPLKLWYNQPARVWEEALPLGNGKMGAMVFGTVQRERLQLNENTLWSGYPDPGNNPDGPGLLPQVRKAMFEGDYLKATSLWSKMQGPYSARYLPMGDLFLDFDHKNTAFTNYYRELNLAKAVSLVKYTLDGINYTRQTYMSYPDQVLVMKITANKANSISFSAGLTSKLKYTVASADQHQLILNGKAPKYVAARDYDPQQVVYDEKEGMNFQIRLKVANVGGTVKSTPSVLTVSKATEVVIYLTGATSFNGFAKSAGLAGKDPSVQTRSNMNKAIKKGSLQIYSNHINDYQNLFNRVKFELGNPDLKSDQLPTNERLLDFKNKSIPDQNLLALYYQYGRYLLISSSRKGGQATNLQGLWNDLVQPPWGSNYTTNINTQMNYWLAENTNLTECNEPLFNLIKNLSVNGAATAKINYNISKGWVAHHNSDIWAKTSPVGAFDKEEREMPRKTCWPMAGAWLCTHLFEHYLYTNDTLFLEKTGYPLMKGAAEFMLEWLITDPKTGYLVTNPSTSPENVVKIKEKAYQLSIASTMDMSIIRELFEQCIQASQVLKNDFAFAEQLKQAKARLYPYQIGQYGQLQEWFQDWDDPKDQHRHISQLYGLYPAGQINVYENPALSSAAKQSLLHRGDVSTGWSMAWKTNWWARLQDGNHAYQVLLSALNYIDPLSPKGQMSGGGAYPNLFDAHPPFQIDGNFGATAGITEMLLQSHYGELVLLPALPDAWQSGRIDGIKARGDYSVAIQWANGMLKRAFIKANRTGKCKIRTFTKIKINNSDAAQRTDGIENVVETQYLNHSKTALQPLNLKPSYLYELNVKKGETYLITSAD; encoded by the coding sequence ATGATATCCCACATGAAAACTGTTATTCAGAAAAGAATTGTTTTGATTTTTAAGTTAGTTGTATGCTTTATATGCCTTGGAGTTACCAGGGTTAATGCTCAAGAAAATACTTCCAGACCGTTAAAACTTTGGTACAATCAACCAGCCAGGGTTTGGGAAGAGGCGCTTCCTCTAGGCAACGGAAAAATGGGTGCCATGGTGTTCGGAACTGTGCAGCGGGAACGGTTACAGCTAAATGAAAATACGCTATGGTCTGGCTATCCTGACCCTGGAAATAATCCTGATGGGCCGGGTCTGCTACCGCAGGTAAGGAAAGCAATGTTCGAAGGTGATTATCTAAAAGCTACGTCGCTATGGAGCAAAATGCAGGGACCATATTCTGCAAGATATCTCCCTATGGGTGATTTGTTTTTGGATTTTGACCATAAAAATACGGCTTTTACAAATTACTACCGCGAACTTAATCTGGCTAAGGCGGTATCGCTGGTAAAATATACCTTAGATGGAATTAATTATACCAGGCAGACTTATATGAGTTATCCCGATCAGGTATTGGTGATGAAAATAACGGCAAATAAGGCAAATTCAATTAGCTTCAGTGCTGGTTTAACGAGCAAACTGAAATATACTGTTGCAAGCGCAGATCAACACCAGTTGATTTTGAACGGTAAAGCGCCAAAATATGTGGCAGCAAGAGATTATGATCCGCAACAAGTGGTGTACGATGAAAAAGAGGGAATGAATTTTCAGATCAGGCTGAAGGTGGCAAATGTTGGTGGAACCGTGAAAAGTACTCCTTCTGTTTTAACGGTAAGCAAGGCAACAGAAGTGGTGATCTACCTAACAGGTGCAACAAGTTTTAACGGTTTTGCTAAGTCGGCAGGGTTAGCAGGTAAAGATCCTTCGGTACAAACGCGTTCAAATATGAACAAGGCCATTAAAAAAGGCAGTTTGCAGATTTATTCAAATCACATAAACGATTATCAAAACCTTTTTAACCGGGTAAAATTTGAATTGGGAAATCCTGATCTGAAATCGGACCAGTTGCCGACAAATGAGCGGTTGCTGGATTTTAAGAACAAATCGATTCCCGATCAAAATCTGCTGGCACTCTATTATCAGTATGGAAGGTACCTGCTAATTTCAAGCTCAAGAAAAGGAGGCCAGGCTACGAACCTGCAAGGCCTCTGGAATGATCTGGTGCAGCCGCCCTGGGGCAGTAACTATACCACCAATATCAATACGCAGATGAATTACTGGCTGGCAGAAAATACCAATCTTACCGAATGTAATGAGCCCTTATTTAACCTGATTAAAAACCTTTCGGTTAATGGTGCAGCAACAGCCAAGATTAATTATAACATCAGTAAAGGATGGGTAGCGCATCACAATTCGGATATCTGGGCCAAAACCTCACCAGTTGGAGCCTTTGATAAAGAGGAACGGGAGATGCCAAGAAAAACCTGCTGGCCAATGGCTGGAGCCTGGCTATGTACCCATCTGTTTGAGCATTACTTATACACCAATGATACCCTTTTTTTGGAAAAAACGGGTTATCCTCTAATGAAAGGTGCAGCAGAATTTATGTTGGAATGGTTAATAACAGATCCTAAAACGGGCTATCTGGTTACCAATCCTTCCACTTCTCCCGAAAATGTAGTTAAAATAAAGGAGAAAGCCTATCAATTGAGTATTGCCTCTACAATGGATATGTCGATTATCCGGGAACTTTTTGAACAGTGCATACAGGCCTCGCAGGTTTTAAAAAACGATTTTGCTTTTGCAGAACAACTTAAGCAGGCTAAAGCCAGGTTATATCCTTATCAGATTGGGCAATACGGACAGCTACAGGAATGGTTTCAGGATTGGGATGATCCTAAAGACCAACACAGGCACATTTCTCAGCTTTACGGACTTTATCCTGCCGGACAGATCAATGTTTATGAAAATCCGGCACTCTCATCAGCAGCAAAACAGTCTTTATTGCATCGTGGTGATGTGAGTACAGGTTGGTCTATGGCATGGAAAACAAACTGGTGGGCCAGGCTGCAGGACGGTAATCATGCTTATCAGGTACTGCTATCGGCATTAAATTATATCGATCCACTTTCGCCGAAAGGGCAGATGAGCGGTGGTGGAGCATATCCAAATCTTTTTGACGCACATCCTCCCTTTCAGATCGATGGTAACTTTGGAGCTACCGCCGGGATAACAGAGATGTTGCTGCAGAGCCATTATGGCGAATTGGTTTTGCTCCCTGCACTGCCTGATGCATGGCAATCGGGCAGAATAGATGGGATCAAAGCAAGAGGAGATTACAGTGTAGCAATACAATGGGCAAACGGGATGCTCAAAAGGGCATTCATTAAAGCAAACAGAACCGGAAAATGTAAAATCAGGACATTTACGAAAATTAAGATTAACAATTCGGATGCAGCCCAGCGAACAGATGGTATTGAAAACGTTGTGGAAACACAATACCTTAACCATAGCAAAACAGCCTTACAGCCACTCAATTTAAAGCCAAGTTATCTTTATGAGCTCAATGTTAAAAAAGGGGAGACCTATTTGATCACTTCTGCTGATTAA
- a CDS encoding hypothetical protein (product_source=Hypo-rule applied), whose amino-acid sequence MASVIHKEGEASQTEGISISPGLCQTISKIYSLTKKDEQTDIIRNIPILSGQIPTGEIIT is encoded by the coding sequence ATGGCATCTGTAATCCATAAAGAAGGCGAAGCGTCGCAAACAGAAGGAATATCCATCAGTCCAGGGCTTTGTCAAACTATAAGTAAAATTTATTCCTTAACCAAAAAGGACGAACAGACGGATATTATCCGGAATATTCCCATCTTATCTGGCCAGATACCTACAGGTGAAATCATTACCTAA
- a CDS encoding hypothetical protein (product_source=Hypo-rule applied; pfam=PF14099; smart=SM00564; superfamily=53850), producing MRTFKPVILALACATVMQYSCKKQSTVETPVEKIDKSVQQQNTTSGGVQIMSVLFNGDASNGSANVWKDVNIEGTGTVTTVNDETGTLTWKFLKPANSHRTEGHGAKNYEAQDGDEIYIGWTSKIYMPTTLKTEAIFQWKSYPTDGSLQNHPLMLRTKSGNLELQHFDDNHVATVPWSTPLAVNTWLKFVIRMKVSRDPAVGYIEFWYNGVKQTLANGSQRLYCRTLDVDYCDPKWGVYGGDSSQVTHFVKKIRIGTSYADVAQ from the coding sequence ATGAGAACATTTAAACCAGTAATTTTGGCGCTTGCCTGTGCCACTGTGATGCAGTATAGCTGCAAGAAACAATCAACGGTAGAAACGCCCGTAGAAAAAATTGACAAATCTGTACAGCAGCAAAACACTACATCAGGAGGGGTGCAAATCATGTCTGTGCTCTTTAATGGTGATGCCTCCAACGGATCAGCCAATGTATGGAAAGACGTTAACATTGAAGGTACAGGAACGGTAACCACTGTAAATGATGAAACGGGTACCCTAACCTGGAAATTTCTTAAACCTGCAAACAGCCACAGGACTGAAGGTCATGGCGCCAAAAACTACGAGGCACAGGATGGAGATGAAATATACATCGGTTGGACCAGTAAAATTTATATGCCAACAACATTAAAGACAGAGGCTATATTTCAATGGAAATCTTATCCAACCGACGGATCACTACAAAATCATCCTTTGATGCTCAGAACCAAATCAGGAAACCTTGAATTACAGCATTTCGACGATAACCATGTGGCCACAGTTCCTTGGTCTACCCCATTGGCCGTAAACACCTGGCTTAAATTCGTTATCCGGATGAAAGTATCAAGAGATCCTGCTGTTGGCTATATTGAATTCTGGTACAATGGCGTTAAACAAACCCTTGCAAACGGTAGTCAGCGGTTATATTGCAGAACTTTAGATGTCGATTACTGTGATCCGAAGTGGGGAGTTTACGGAGGTGATTCTTCACAGGTAACACATTTTGTTAAAAAAATAAGAATCGGTACATCTTACGCGGATGTAGCGCAATAA
- a CDS encoding hypothetical protein (product_source=Hypo-rule applied) — MTSPAASLLKLFLPDFILANFNITGVIEDPDTFHIHLEEINNLQSELESIKVHSKGFFPEITVQDFPVRGHKVFYHIKRRRWINPQSNELIYRNWTLIEKGTRMTGEFAAFLKEINQYSSE; from the coding sequence ATGACTTCCCCTGCCGCCTCTTTACTTAAGTTGTTCCTACCAGATTTTATACTAGCAAACTTTAATATTACCGGTGTCATTGAAGATCCAGACACCTTTCATATCCACCTTGAGGAAATCAATAACCTGCAGTCAGAACTTGAATCTATAAAAGTACATTCTAAGGGTTTCTTTCCTGAGATTACCGTTCAGGATTTCCCTGTACGTGGGCACAAGGTTTTTTATCATATCAAGCGTCGCCGATGGATTAATCCCCAAAGTAATGAGTTGATTTATCGTAACTGGACTTTAATAGAAAAGGGAACGCGAATGACAGGGGAATTCGCGGCTTTTTTAAAAGAAATCAATCAATACAGCTCCGAATGA
- a CDS encoding hypothetical protein (product_source=Hypo-rule applied), with the protein MQIDGCYPDNLGRHLSIDETSLSHGELYTIITNKAAKGRKGAIVAVVAGTKAEVVIAVLNKIPEKERKKVLKLHWIWLGTWNLSLKNVFQWRYGLPIVSMFRN; encoded by the coding sequence ATGCAGATAGATGGCTGCTATCCGGATAACCTCGGCCGACATCTATCCATTGATGAAACCAGCCTGTCCCATGGGGAGCTTTATACCATCATCACCAACAAAGCAGCAAAAGGCAGAAAAGGGGCAATTGTAGCTGTTGTTGCAGGTACCAAAGCAGAAGTAGTTATTGCAGTGCTCAATAAGATACCAGAGAAAGAGCGCAAAAAAGTTCTGAAATTACACTGGATATGGCTGGGAACATGGAACTTATCGCTAAAAAATGTTTTCCAATGGCGGTACGGGTTACCGATCGTTTCCATGTTCAGAAACTAG
- a CDS encoding transposase (product_source=COG3464; cog=COG3464; pfam=PF01610; superfamily=46966), protein MAVRVTDRFHVQKLATEAVQEIRIKHRWNAIDMENDAIESARKTNKVFRAEVFSNGDTLKQLLARSRYVLYKKAFDWTPSQKERADLLFERYPDLKIAYSLSMELSHIFDKTTEKVFGLAKLAKWHEKVRQSAFKAFNTITRSIQNHYPTILNYFDNRSTNASAESFNAKIKAFRSQFRGVKCIKFFLYRLTQLYA, encoded by the coding sequence ATGGCGGTACGGGTTACCGATCGTTTCCATGTTCAGAAACTAGCTACAGAAGCTGTGCAGGAAATCAGGATCAAGCATCGCTGGAATGCAATTGATATGGAAAACGATGCGATTGAAAGCGCTAGAAAAACCAATAAAGTATTTCGGGCTGAAGTATTTAGTAATGGTGATACGTTGAAACAGCTTCTCGCAAGGAGCAGGTATGTACTGTATAAAAAAGCCTTTGACTGGACGCCCAGTCAAAAAGAGCGGGCAGATTTGTTATTTGAAAGATATCCGGATCTCAAAATAGCCTATTCGTTGAGTATGGAACTCAGCCACATATTTGATAAAACCACTGAAAAAGTATTTGGCCTGGCCAAATTAGCTAAATGGCATGAAAAAGTAAGACAGTCCGCCTTTAAGGCTTTCAATACGATTACCAGGTCAATTCAGAATCACTATCCTACCATTCTAAACTATTTTGATAACAGATCTACAAATGCTTCTGCCGAATCTTTCAATGCCAAAATCAAAGCATTCAGATCCCAATTCCGAGGAGTGAAATGTATAAAATTTTTCCTATACAGGCTAACTCAACTGTATGCTTAA